In Bacteroidales bacterium, a single genomic region encodes these proteins:
- a CDS encoding cyclomaltodextrinase N-terminal domain-containing protein: protein MKYLQKTLLFFAIFLQSLILLSQISFHRVEPPFWWAGMQDSSLQLMVYGNKIAQSNVIADYPGVILRKTIRLENPDYLILDLEITKDARPLLKW from the coding sequence ATGAAATACCTCCAGAAAACCTTGCTTTTTTTCGCAATCTTTCTACAGTCCTTGATCCTCTTGTCTCAGATTTCCTTTCACCGTGTTGAGCCTCCGTTTTGGTGGGCAGGTATGCAGGATTCATCACTTCAGTTGATGGTTTACGGGAATAAAATTGCCCAATCGAATGTTATAGCCGATTATCCCGGAGTTATCCTGAGAAAAACGATCAGGCTCGAAAATCCCGATTATCTTATACTTGACCTGGAAATCACCAAAGATGCCCGACCGCTACTCAAATGGTAA